The Pantoea vagans genome contains the following window.
GCGATCCGGCGCGCATTTACGCCGGACCTGATGCGCCGATCGAAGCGGTCGAAGCCGCACGCCAGCATCTCGGTCTCAACGATCCGTTGCCGCAGCAGTACGTTAACTGGATCGGTGGATTACTGCGTGGCGATCTTGGTGTGACCTATCGCACCCAACAGCCGGTGCTGGACGTCATCAAACAGGGCTTTATGCCTACGCTGTGGCTGGCGCTGGCAGGGTTTGCCTGGTCAGTGATCCTCGGCTTGTTCCTCGGCGTTTTCGCGGCGCTTAAACGCGGAAAATGGCAGGACTGGACGCTAATGAGCGTCGCCGTGGGCGGCATCTCAATGCCGACCTTCTGGCTGGGGTTACTGCTGATCCAGTTCGTCGCCATGCCGTTTGGTCTGTTTTCGGTCAGTGGTTTCAATAAAGCCAGTGACATCATTCTGCCCGCCATCACTCTCGGTTCCTCCGTGGCCGCCGTGATGGCGCGCTTCACCCGTTCCGCCTTCCTCGAAGTGGCACAGGAAGATTATGTGCGTACCGCCAAGGCCAAAGGGCTACGCAACCGGCTGGTAACGTGGAAACACGTGATGCGTAACGCACTGATCCCGGTGATCACCATGTTGGGTCTACAGTTCGGTTTTCTGCTCGGTGGATCGATCGTGGTGGAGAGTGTCTTCAACTGGCCGGGATTGGGCTGGCTGTTGATCGAGTCGATCAAAGCACAGGATCAACCAGTGATTCAGGCGTTGGTGATGCTGTTCGTGTTTGAATTTATTGTGATTAACCTGCTGGTGGATCTGCTTTACGCCGTGGTCAACCCAGCCATTCGCCTGCGACAGGAGTCGTGATGAGTACACAATCTCTGTCTGCCGCATCACCTCAGAGCATTCGCTCGCCGTGGCGCGATTTTCTGCACGCCTTCGTGCGCAACCCGCTGGCGCTGGTGTCAGGCGGTTTTGTCTTGTTGCTGGTGCT
Protein-coding sequences here:
- a CDS encoding ABC transporter permease; the encoded protein is MFAYIIRRLLEMIPVLLVVSLLVFGFIKLLPGDPARIYAGPDAPIEAVEAARQHLGLNDPLPQQYVNWIGGLLRGDLGVTYRTQQPVLDVIKQGFMPTLWLALAGFAWSVILGLFLGVFAALKRGKWQDWTLMSVAVGGISMPTFWLGLLLIQFVAMPFGLFSVSGFNKASDIILPAITLGSSVAAVMARFTRSAFLEVAQEDYVRTAKAKGLRNRLVTWKHVMRNALIPVITMLGLQFGFLLGGSIVVESVFNWPGLGWLLIESIKAQDQPVIQALVMLFVFEFIVINLLVDLLYAVVNPAIRLRQES